CGCCTGATAGAACAGGAACCGGATGCCGGAGACGATCTCCTCCGAATGAGTTCCTTGGACGAAATAGTTCTCATTCGCGCAGCTTCTGAGAGCGGGCGCGATCTGGGGGGCGAACGGATGGACGTGGTCCCAGTAACTTCCGTCGACCTCCGGCAGATAGGTGGTGTAGAGCACGCCGACAGTCGCGCTTTTCGTGCTTTCTTTAAACGGAGCGCATAGCGTTGGGTCGAGCGGCCCCGTGCAGTGGCCGCTGCCCGGGCAGATGGTTCCAGGCGGCAGGGTGTCGCCGCTGTTAACATCGCTGACGCCGTCCGTCATCAGGAACACGTAGTTTTGCGCGTTCTCGGGCGACGTTCCGTCGCCGCCCTCGGGGATGGCGGCCGTCAGATCGCTGAGGGTTGAATAATAGGTCCAGTTGTTCGGATCCATGCCCTCGAAAGTAATGCCGTTGGCGAGCCCCTTCAGCGCGGCATAGTCCGTGGAGAGCGCATCGAGGCCGGCGGGGACATTGAGCGCTGTCAACTGCTTCCGCATCGCATAGATGCTGAACTTCAGATATCTGGTCGTGGAGCTGGCCGCGGTCTCGTCGAGCAGCGTGGCGATTGTCTCCTTGATGACGTCCAGTCTGGTCTTGACGCCAAGCGCGCGGGCGGTTTCCAGATTGGTCTCCGTCCTTCCATAGGGGTTGTGGCATGCAAAGGCGCATCCTGCGGGCGAATCCTTCATTCTCTTGATG
The DNA window shown above is from Methylocystis echinoides and carries:
- a CDS encoding TadE/TadG family type IV pilus assembly protein; protein product: MFRPFNRLRAFASDRRGTFGIIFALTLFPMVQMAGVAIDYSNATRLNARLKSAADEAALSAVKDYARDLNSSFATSKGQDIFRSQLGSTRGLQSPNITFAYSRDPTDRNKYVATATYSGSVKTYFGKFIMVETIPLGGTAQATYRAPSYKNFFFVVDASESMGLAASAKDIKRMKDSPAGCAFACHNPYGRTETNLETARALGVKTRLDVIKETIATLLDETAASSTTRYLKFSIYAMRKQLTALNVPAGLDALSTDYAALKGLANGITFEGMDPNNWTYYSTLSDLTAAIPEGGDGTSPENAQNYVFLMTDGVSDVNSGDTLPPGTICPGSGHCTGPLDPTLCAPFKESTKSATVGVLYTTYLPEVDGSYWDHVHPFAPQIAPALRSCANENYFVQGTHSEEIVSGIRFLFYQALGNVRLTQ